The bacterium DNA window CACCCGGAACGAGGTGTTCACCGGTGGCTACCGGCCCGATCCCGACTTCCCCACCATCACCTGGACGGAGGACAACATAGGCAAGGCCATCTTCTACTACGAGGGCGAGCTCAACGAGCGCTTCATGAAGGTCCACACGTAGTGGCGTCCCTGCGAGAAGGCCGCTAGTGGGCATCTTGCGGCTCTCGCATGTCGTCGTCCGGGTCCCCGACATCGAGTTGGCGACGGCCTACTACTCGGAGGTGGTCGGCCTGATCGAGACGGCCCGGGAACCCGAGCGGGTCTACATGAAGTGCTGGGACGAGCACCAGCACCACAGCGTGATCCTCGAGTACGCGCCCACCTACGGCCTGGAGAGGTTCGGGTTCAAGGTGCAGCACGAGTCCGATCTGGATGACCTGGCATCCCGCATCGAAGCGGCCGGGATCGCCACCAAGCGGTTCGAACCCGGCGAGCTGGGCATCGGGTCCGGCGCCACCGTCCAGTTCGTGGCGCCCTCCGGCCACACCACCGAGCTGGTATGGGGCATGGCCCAGGTCGGGAACCTCCTCCCGCTGACCAACCCGCCGCCCGAACCGCAGGGCCTGGTGGGGATCCACCCGCCCCGTCTCGACCACATCTTCCTGATGTGCGAGGACGTGGACGAGACCACCGCCTTCTACACGGATGTGCTCGACTTCCGCCTGACCGAGCAGATCCTGGCCGATGACGGGCACCAGCTGGTCACCTTCCTGGAACGGACCCACACCCCCCACGACATCGCCTTCATCACCGGCCCGAACGGGGCCTTCCATCACATGGCCTTCTGGCTGGACGACTGGAACGAGGTCCGCAAGGCGGCCGACATCTGCT harbors:
- a CDS encoding catechol 2,3-dioxygenase; translation: MGILRLSHVVVRVPDIELATAYYSEVVGLIETAREPERVYMKCWDEHQHHSVILEYAPTYGLERFGFKVQHESDLDDLASRIEAAGIATKRFEPGELGIGSGATVQFVAPSGHTTELVWGMAQVGNLLPLTNPPPEPQGLVGIHPPRLDHIFLMCEDVDETTAFYTDVLDFRLTEQILADDGHQLVTFLERTHTPHDIAFITGPNGAFHHMAFWLDDWNEVRKAADICSYHGIPIDAGPTRHGATRGHGLYFFDPAGNRNEVYTGGYWADPDREPVTWTEAEIGRAVFYYEGVVDHRFMTVHS